A portion of the Limibacter armeniacum genome contains these proteins:
- a CDS encoding T9SS type A sorting domain-containing protein — translation MGYYYRGYGGSYTFQLHLYADGRIKFQYNTFDSDDMDYNSYMIGIEDPSEEYGLVVNKTKRTSGQSEWSYRAVMIQPPFFGKLANGETVEVPFQYTATGMDVDSYTDVIKVFTNDASAQLTETPIALDVYGASDLSLSVASVDFGEVFFLNDGSATATTSFTVYNEGSKPAPVTSVLFDADTAYFDTSLDSGAVIPAFGSLEVELTFNAMDADVHAANLVFVADEQEFSLPVSGDALIAAVLSYSTDTLNWIVNEGTQQQFAYTFSNDSEEATLDYGMSFGLAHWGWDAERGVGAMATTSAMPMNMMSPIPSPFKAEQMSVLPVMEMSVAEDAYTPEVFADSLAYDEPKTEPYGIYSFGEGTNQIKLATKYDVNQPEGFYLTHLKYYFRRENSTAPFVITVLKGNDIASAEVMLTQEYFGGDEVGAWDTVELDEKFLFENGESFFIMVAIPEDIVYTAPLDLESKTAYGHYFVTPDDGSNWYELYEITYYTTAIKMRAMSANPEHWVTLDPAHGKVSSQQEQTVNVAIDASKLAAGTHKAFLKIGSNDPYAEDAKVHVNLRVNSAPVMSMPVSQTVNEGDTLMLSIPVTDADMDSITSVSAADVYDGLTATYADGALAVSFGTGYEMAGNYTFTFIAADEYGAEKAYDLQVAVLNTNRAPEVVSELTAVEVEISKQYTFTFDSVFADPDGDMLTYTLSSADASIAEVYVSGTKAIVTPVSIGQTFITITATDTEGAEKTFDMALEVTEEVVLGVNDDLEVTGLQLYPNPTSDYLNIRWANSQGNITVKLVNAIGVVLFSDEVKSSETYTVDLTGKPAGIYYVQLVSEGKTAVRKVIKK, via the coding sequence GTGGGCTATTACTATAGAGGATATGGAGGTTCATATACCTTCCAGCTACACCTGTATGCTGATGGCAGGATAAAATTCCAGTACAATACCTTTGATTCGGATGACATGGATTACAATTCCTATATGATTGGTATTGAAGATCCAAGTGAGGAGTATGGCTTGGTTGTAAACAAAACCAAGAGGACTTCGGGTCAATCTGAGTGGTCATACAGAGCTGTAATGATCCAACCACCATTCTTTGGAAAGCTGGCTAATGGAGAAACAGTTGAAGTTCCATTTCAGTACACAGCAACAGGTATGGATGTAGATTCATATACGGATGTAATCAAGGTATTTACCAATGATGCTAGCGCTCAGCTGACAGAGACACCAATTGCTTTGGATGTATACGGTGCGTCAGATCTGTCACTCAGTGTTGCTTCAGTGGACTTTGGTGAAGTATTCTTCTTGAATGACGGTTCTGCGACGGCAACAACATCCTTTACAGTGTATAATGAAGGTAGTAAGCCAGCACCTGTAACTTCAGTGCTGTTTGATGCAGATACAGCTTACTTTGATACGAGTCTTGATTCTGGTGCTGTGATTCCTGCATTTGGAAGCTTGGAAGTGGAGTTGACTTTTAATGCGATGGATGCTGATGTACATGCTGCTAACCTTGTGTTTGTTGCTGACGAGCAGGAATTCTCATTGCCAGTTAGTGGTGATGCCTTGATTGCTGCGGTACTTTCTTATAGTACTGATACCTTAAATTGGATTGTCAACGAAGGAACGCAACAGCAATTTGCCTACACTTTCTCTAATGATAGTGAGGAGGCAACATTGGATTACGGAATGTCATTTGGTCTTGCTCACTGGGGATGGGATGCAGAAAGAGGTGTTGGAGCTATGGCAACAACTTCAGCAATGCCAATGAATATGATGAGTCCTATTCCATCACCATTCAAGGCTGAGCAAATGTCAGTACTTCCAGTAATGGAAATGTCGGTAGCTGAAGACGCTTATACACCAGAAGTATTTGCAGACTCATTGGCATACGATGAGCCTAAAACGGAGCCTTACGGAATTTACTCTTTTGGAGAAGGGACAAACCAGATTAAGCTGGCAACAAAATATGATGTGAACCAGCCTGAAGGTTTCTACCTGACGCACTTAAAGTATTATTTCCGCAGAGAGAACTCAACGGCTCCTTTCGTAATCACAGTACTGAAAGGAAATGACATTGCTTCAGCTGAAGTTATGTTGACACAGGAGTACTTCGGTGGTGATGAAGTAGGCGCTTGGGATACAGTAGAGTTGGATGAGAAATTCCTGTTTGAAAATGGGGAGTCATTCTTCATCATGGTAGCAATACCGGAAGACATCGTTTATACAGCTCCACTTGACCTTGAAAGCAAGACAGCATACGGCCACTATTTTGTAACACCTGATGATGGTTCAAATTGGTACGAGCTGTATGAGATAACTTATTACACTACCGCTATTAAGATGCGCGCAATGTCAGCTAATCCTGAGCATTGGGTAACGCTTGACCCTGCTCATGGCAAGGTGTCCAGCCAGCAGGAGCAAACAGTAAATGTAGCTATTGATGCATCAAAATTGGCAGCAGGTACGCATAAGGCATTCCTGAAGATTGGTAGTAATGACCCATATGCTGAGGATGCCAAAGTACATGTCAATCTGCGTGTCAATTCTGCACCAGTGATGAGTATGCCTGTATCGCAAACAGTAAATGAAGGAGATACGCTTATGTTGAGCATTCCAGTAACAGATGCTGATATGGATAGCATTACTTCAGTTTCAGCGGCAGATGTATATGATGGCCTAACAGCTACCTATGCTGATGGTGCATTAGCTGTATCATTCGGTACAGGTTATGAAATGGCAGGTAACTATACATTCACTTTTATAGCGGCTGATGAGTACGGAGCAGAAAAAGCTTATGATTTGCAGGTGGCTGTGCTTAACACTAACCGTGCGCCTGAAGTAGTATCTGAGCTGACAGCAGTGGAAGTTGAAATCAGCAAGCAATACACATTTACATTTGATTCTGTATTCGCTGATCCTGATGGAGACATGCTGACGTATACATTAAGCAGTGCAGATGCATCAATCGCTGAAGTATATGTTTCAGGTACCAAAGCAATCGTTACGCCGGTATCTATCGGACAGACTTTTATCACAATAACAGCTACTGATACGGAAGGTGCAGAGAAAACTTTTGATATGGCACTTGAAGTAACGGAAGAGGTTGTGTTAGGAGTTAATGATGATCTTGAGGTGACAGGGTTGCAATTGTACCCTAACCCTACAAGTGATTACCTGAATATCCGTTGGGCAAATAGCCAAGGTAACATCACAGTTAAATTGGTGAATGCAATCGGTGTGGTACTATTCAGTGATGAAGTAAAATCATCAGAGACTTACACGGTTGATTTAACAGGAAAGCCAGCTGGTATTTATTATGTTCAGCTGGTGTCTGAAGGCAAGACAGCCGTTCGTAAAGTCATTAAAAAGTAA
- a CDS encoding S8 family serine peptidase: MKKKLLTFKLLVLLGSLIIGGSIATAQDTEGGFTKGVIRVKLTPEAASQLTEEAVNISEEEGIDPVRTGLVDFNILNGEFRATKLKRVFRPAGRFETRHREYGLDLWYEVRVDSTISTEELITKYGELTEVEHVEMQASYRKFGQVEESGAHNRTMTEKPNDPLYHNQWHYENVGQTEGRVGSDANVRKAWTIETGRPEVVVAVLDGGIDINHEDLKDNLWVNEDEIPNNGIDDDRNGYVDDIHGWNFADNMSHIIVGSHGTHVAGTIAATNNNGIGLAGVAGGSGKGDGIRLMTCVTFSYHPNYGDIVGGFEEAFIYAADNGATISNNSWGGGLPSVLMEDCINYYIANAGKNPVTGEFEGALKGGLPIFAAGNFSATSAYTRPNVMYPANLEQVFAVANTDHADRKHLSSCFGPQIDISAPGTAIYSTLPGNKYGGPAWTGTSMASPHVTGIAALLASKYLYELTPDQVKARLQATAKNIDDYNPTMAGYLGAGRIDAYAALVDDAEEVPAIADWGFYGYDENSFDIGWLLVTNKFGVRINDYQVLVAEGRFHGEDSVYSEEELASIVEVATAYEHHVTTTGTVGNLLISPLEPNTTYTVCIRAKDVDGNFSPVSAPLVATTWRAGVLALTDETPLEVNINVENGQYANAPFSFKNTGEGVSRFYWLVEGFGEMEEEAAAAVAASLPHASSASETFAPSALEYQAPVDTGIQPLLSPSFDESPNFYTYLDTVRHDTKDNPDFMRSFSEFHDGDKLGVVIANKFVAERDMELTHVSAFIATEIYDPIKYDFGIYVGGEDGPTGEPLASTGKYVRGLRNGGWFETTLSAKVNVKAGQTFWVVVGTPDGISYPIGTQTLAKTGASFVRLHKGLHYYTDAGQVWGEVFMVRAYEGKRNAELVRFDIPSGRIEPNQEIEITPRFDGQALNNGRYEIPLIMMHDDPKQGAIRKYAHVTVTGHNPELTASVAEIDFGTLFKSKASDYVEVMLKNEGKETLTNLQIVVEGADASKFYIYPKTVAELKPGYETKIRVRANSQSSGLESSIYTNLNLNADNDSLQIPMKVNYIVGPQVEYMTLLTTDDSVTVYDTLMSGVQVDSTFLIMNTGNQVANFEFDQEDADIINISPASGALQPGDTLAVNFTLNLIGQNATTYAKSFIVSMKYDGSTKSVYAAKAFVAGEPNFEVDTTTVIDFGELIAGSGETVARGFEFSNTGSDKQYYKVVALSDSSVFSFERFTASDSSGTATLAPNAVKSYGLFFSPIEEGTYTDTVSVITLDASKGAALDTFNIVLSGVALPSPKASFAWNGDDLSKDSLAYGTEAGKSATVTISNTKPGTDLIYTVYAPEWMKINNRKVDADSMDNGFGYTYTEIDYEWEDISEIGISLKDKYANNKRSTQLELTKFVFPYFGREYTTFNAFHYGFIAFDLSETTYGNVPSYSFPYTYGPGQL; encoded by the coding sequence ATGAAAAAGAAGTTACTAACTTTTAAACTACTCGTTCTACTGGGTTCCCTAATTATAGGGGGGAGTATTGCTACTGCCCAGGACACAGAAGGAGGGTTTACAAAGGGGGTGATTCGGGTTAAATTAACGCCCGAAGCAGCTTCCCAATTGACTGAAGAAGCAGTCAACATTTCAGAAGAAGAAGGGATTGATCCTGTACGTACAGGGTTGGTGGACTTCAATATCTTGAATGGTGAGTTTCGTGCTACAAAACTGAAGAGGGTTTTCCGACCTGCTGGAAGGTTTGAGACAAGGCACCGTGAATACGGGTTAGACCTATGGTATGAAGTAAGGGTGGATAGCACTATCTCAACCGAAGAACTAATCACTAAGTATGGTGAACTGACTGAGGTTGAGCATGTAGAGATGCAGGCTTCTTACAGAAAGTTCGGTCAGGTTGAGGAAAGTGGTGCTCACAACCGTACAATGACAGAGAAGCCAAATGATCCGCTTTACCATAATCAGTGGCACTACGAAAACGTGGGACAGACTGAAGGTAGAGTAGGGTCTGATGCCAATGTAAGAAAGGCGTGGACGATTGAAACAGGACGTCCTGAAGTAGTGGTAGCCGTTCTGGATGGTGGTATTGACATCAACCATGAAGACCTGAAAGATAACCTGTGGGTGAATGAGGATGAAATTCCTAACAACGGAATTGATGATGACCGTAACGGTTATGTAGATGATATCCATGGTTGGAATTTTGCAGATAACATGTCGCACATTATCGTTGGTTCACACGGTACGCACGTAGCTGGTACTATCGCTGCGACGAACAATAACGGTATTGGACTTGCAGGTGTTGCAGGTGGTAGCGGTAAAGGTGATGGTATTCGCCTGATGACCTGTGTTACTTTCAGTTATCACCCAAATTATGGTGATATAGTAGGAGGTTTTGAAGAGGCATTTATATATGCAGCTGATAATGGCGCTACCATCTCAAATAACTCTTGGGGCGGTGGTCTACCATCTGTATTGATGGAAGACTGTATCAATTACTACATTGCAAATGCAGGTAAGAACCCTGTTACAGGTGAGTTTGAAGGAGCTCTGAAGGGTGGTCTTCCAATTTTTGCAGCTGGTAACTTCTCTGCTACTAGTGCTTATACACGTCCAAATGTTATGTATCCGGCAAATCTGGAGCAAGTATTTGCAGTTGCCAATACAGATCATGCTGACAGGAAACACCTTTCATCATGTTTTGGCCCTCAAATCGATATTTCGGCACCGGGTACTGCGATTTATTCAACGCTTCCTGGCAATAAGTACGGAGGTCCGGCATGGACAGGTACTTCAATGGCCAGCCCCCATGTGACAGGTATAGCGGCTTTGCTTGCATCTAAATACCTGTATGAGTTAACACCAGATCAGGTAAAGGCACGTCTTCAGGCAACAGCCAAAAATATTGATGACTACAACCCAACAATGGCTGGTTACTTGGGTGCTGGACGTATTGATGCGTATGCTGCTTTGGTAGACGATGCGGAGGAAGTTCCGGCAATTGCAGATTGGGGTTTCTACGGTTATGATGAAAACTCATTTGATATTGGTTGGTTACTGGTTACCAATAAGTTTGGTGTTAGAATCAACGACTATCAGGTTTTGGTAGCAGAAGGAAGGTTCCATGGAGAAGACAGTGTATATAGTGAGGAGGAACTGGCTAGTATTGTTGAGGTTGCAACTGCTTATGAGCACCACGTAACGACCACTGGTACAGTTGGTAACTTGTTGATTTCACCATTGGAGCCAAATACAACATATACAGTTTGTATTAGGGCAAAAGACGTGGATGGAAACTTTTCGCCGGTTTCAGCACCATTGGTAGCTACAACTTGGAGAGCAGGTGTATTGGCACTTACAGATGAGACTCCTTTGGAGGTAAATATCAATGTGGAAAATGGTCAGTATGCAAATGCTCCGTTCTCATTCAAGAATACAGGTGAAGGCGTGTCAAGGTTTTACTGGCTGGTAGAAGGTTTTGGAGAAATGGAGGAGGAAGCAGCAGCAGCTGTAGCAGCTTCACTACCACATGCGTCTTCAGCTTCTGAGACTTTTGCGCCTTCAGCCTTGGAGTATCAGGCTCCAGTTGATACAGGAATTCAACCACTGTTAAGTCCTAGTTTTGATGAGAGTCCAAATTTTTATACCTATTTGGATACTGTTCGTCATGATACAAAGGACAATCCTGATTTTATGAGAAGTTTCAGTGAGTTTCACGATGGTGACAAACTTGGGGTAGTGATTGCCAACAAGTTTGTAGCTGAGCGTGATATGGAGCTTACGCATGTATCAGCATTTATTGCAACTGAAATTTACGATCCAATCAAGTATGATTTTGGTATTTATGTTGGCGGCGAGGATGGACCAACTGGTGAGCCGTTGGCATCAACTGGAAAGTATGTAAGAGGCCTAAGAAATGGTGGCTGGTTTGAGACAACACTTTCAGCGAAGGTAAATGTGAAAGCAGGTCAAACCTTCTGGGTTGTAGTTGGAACTCCGGATGGTATTTCTTACCCAATTGGTACACAAACGCTTGCTAAAACAGGTGCTAGCTTTGTAAGGTTGCACAAAGGACTTCACTACTACACAGATGCCGGACAGGTATGGGGTGAGGTGTTTATGGTACGCGCATATGAAGGCAAACGAAACGCTGAATTGGTGAGGTTTGACATTCCATCAGGTAGAATTGAGCCAAATCAGGAGATTGAGATCACTCCTCGCTTTGATGGTCAGGCACTGAACAATGGCAGATACGAGATTCCATTGATTATGATGCATGATGATCCAAAGCAAGGTGCCATCAGAAAGTATGCACACGTAACAGTTACGGGGCATAATCCAGAACTGACTGCTAGTGTTGCTGAAATTGACTTCGGAACACTCTTCAAAAGCAAGGCTTCTGACTATGTGGAAGTAATGCTGAAAAATGAAGGAAAGGAAACACTTACCAACCTTCAAATTGTGGTAGAGGGTGCTGATGCATCTAAATTCTACATCTACCCTAAAACCGTTGCTGAGTTAAAGCCAGGTTATGAAACGAAGATCAGGGTTAGGGCAAACAGCCAGTCCTCAGGGTTGGAAAGTTCAATTTATACAAATCTGAACCTGAATGCTGATAATGATAGCTTGCAAATTCCTATGAAGGTCAATTACATCGTAGGCCCTCAGGTGGAATATATGACATTGCTTACTACTGATGATTCAGTGACGGTATATGATACACTGATGTCTGGTGTTCAGGTTGATTCTACTTTCCTGATTATGAATACAGGTAACCAAGTGGCGAACTTCGAGTTTGATCAAGAAGATGCTGATATCATCAATATTTCTCCAGCAAGTGGGGCACTCCAGCCAGGAGATACATTGGCAGTGAACTTTACCTTGAATTTGATAGGTCAGAATGCGACTACATACGCTAAGTCTTTCATAGTTTCAATGAAATACGATGGAAGTACTAAGTCTGTGTACGCTGCAAAAGCATTTGTAGCGGGTGAGCCAAACTTTGAGGTGGATACAACAACGGTGATTGACTTTGGGGAACTGATTGCCGGAAGTGGTGAGACAGTAGCAAGAGGATTTGAATTCTCAAATACTGGTTCTGATAAGCAGTACTACAAAGTAGTAGCCCTGTCTGATTCATCAGTGTTCTCATTCGAGCGTTTCACTGCATCGGATTCTTCCGGTACGGCTACTTTGGCACCAAATGCAGTGAAATCATACGGCCTTTTCTTCTCTCCTATAGAAGAGGGTACTTATACAGATACTGTATCAGTTATTACATTGGATGCCAGCAAGGGAGCAGCACTTGACACCTTTAATATTGTTTTGAGTGGTGTAGCACTTCCATCACCAAAGGCATCTTTTGCATGGAACGGTGACGATTTGTCAAAAGACAGTTTGGCTTACGGAACAGAAGCAGGTAAGTCTGCGACAGTGACTATCTCCAACACGAAACCGGGAACAGACCTGATCTATACAGTGTACGCACCGGAGTGGATGAAGATCAACAACAGAAAGGTTGATGCAGATTCTATGGACAATGGATTCGGCTATACTTACACTGAGATTGATTATGAATGGGAAGATATCTCTGAGATTGGTATATCACTTAAAGATAAGTATGCCAACAACAAACGCAGTACACAACTTGAACTGACGAAGTTTGTATTCCCTTATTTTGGTAGAGAATATACTACTTTCAATGCGTTCCATTACGGGTTTATCGCATTTGACTTGTCAGAGACAACTTATGGTAATGTACCCTCTTACAGTTTCCCTTACACATATGGTCCTGGGCAATTGTAG
- a CDS encoding tetratricopeptide repeat protein, with amino-acid sequence MSKRIISLIIGLLLSVSGIAQKQTAVDSLRHQLEVAVDDSVRALLLLDLSKLYLSNDFDKSLEYAEAALVLSKKIENLEMEGFANNKIAILLFQSGQHSKALDYFIKCRKIYEKLGDTSREIGQISNICIVHMQMKEYDKAAELSRYVISEQEKLLEKGDSSNINQVYKFYNNLGSISSEQKDFDKSKEYFLKALEIANTYDIDDLSGFSALYNNLADNALHMDNDKEAFEYLQKAKVHSKQTNNQLQLIESNLLLANYYLKKELPKEALKRAEDALSSADQIGALDHMESASYFLYTIYKELGRSDQALQAHENFLTYHDSIFNEQSIKEITRLHMLYDFEKKEEVAKAEQERTRLIYSIIIILLVFAVVITWLILWLNRSRAASTYFEKQSLEKDLELRQRELVMKEIYLLEKNAAMEGVVIQLSSLKEKVQPEDKEVLKQVIKDVNSSINKTVWEEFEVRYQKVHKGFYEKLREDFPDLTQGEEKLSALLRLGMSSKEIADITHQSVKSVEVARSRLRKKLKLTNTSTNLNTFLMEM; translated from the coding sequence ATGAGCAAGAGGATAATTAGTCTAATTATAGGTTTGCTGCTGTCGGTTAGTGGAATAGCGCAAAAGCAGACTGCTGTAGATAGCTTGAGACACCAGCTCGAAGTAGCTGTTGATGATAGTGTCAGAGCGTTGCTGCTTTTGGATTTATCCAAACTTTACCTAAGCAATGATTTTGATAAAAGTTTAGAATATGCCGAGGCGGCATTGGTGCTTTCCAAAAAGATAGAAAATCTTGAAATGGAAGGTTTTGCCAATAACAAGATCGCCATTTTACTGTTTCAGAGTGGACAACACAGTAAGGCACTTGACTATTTTATCAAGTGTCGTAAGATATATGAGAAGTTGGGTGATACCAGTCGTGAAATAGGGCAGATCAGCAATATCTGTATTGTCCATATGCAGATGAAAGAGTATGACAAAGCTGCTGAACTCTCAAGGTACGTGATTTCGGAGCAAGAGAAATTGCTGGAAAAAGGGGATTCATCCAATATCAATCAGGTCTACAAGTTCTACAACAACCTTGGTAGTATCAGCTCAGAACAAAAGGATTTTGATAAGTCAAAAGAATATTTTCTGAAAGCACTTGAAATCGCCAATACCTATGACATAGATGACCTATCAGGATTTAGTGCACTTTACAATAACCTTGCGGACAATGCCCTTCACATGGACAATGATAAAGAGGCTTTTGAGTATCTTCAAAAGGCAAAAGTGCATAGTAAGCAAACCAACAACCAGTTACAGTTAATTGAGAGTAACTTGCTTTTGGCTAATTATTACCTGAAGAAGGAATTGCCGAAGGAAGCATTGAAAAGAGCAGAGGACGCTTTGAGCAGTGCTGACCAGATCGGTGCCTTGGATCATATGGAAAGTGCTTCTTATTTCCTTTACACTATTTATAAGGAATTAGGTAGAAGTGATCAGGCATTGCAAGCTCATGAGAATTTCCTGACTTACCATGACAGTATTTTCAACGAGCAAAGTATCAAGGAAATCACACGCCTCCATATGCTATATGATTTTGAGAAAAAGGAGGAGGTCGCAAAGGCAGAACAGGAAAGAACAAGACTTATTTATAGTATCATTATTATCCTGCTGGTTTTTGCAGTGGTGATAACTTGGTTGATTCTGTGGTTGAATCGGAGCCGTGCAGCGAGTACTTACTTTGAAAAACAGTCATTGGAAAAGGACCTTGAGCTCAGGCAAAGGGAACTGGTAATGAAGGAAATATACCTGTTGGAAAAGAATGCGGCAATGGAAGGAGTTGTGATCCAACTGTCATCTTTAAAAGAAAAAGTACAACCTGAAGATAAGGAAGTACTTAAGCAGGTAATCAAAGATGTCAATTCGAGTATCAACAAAACAGTTTGGGAGGAGTTTGAAGTCAGGTACCAGAAAGTGCACAAGGGGTTTTATGAAAAACTGCGAGAAGATTTTCCTGATCTGACTCAGGGAGAAGAAAAGTTGTCAGCCTTACTGAGGTTGGGAATGTCCTCCAAGGAAATTGCAGATATTACCCATCAAAGTGTTAAGAGTGTTGAGGTAGCCCGATCACGACTGAGAAAAAAGCTAAAACTTACAAATACAAGTACCAACCTGAATACTTTCTTAATGGAGATGTAA
- the uxaC gene encoding glucuronate isomerase, which translates to MQSITQTQTIFTENFLLQNKTAEALYHEYAKSLPIIDYHCHLPPNELAANKQFENLTQVWLYGDHYKWRAMRTYGIDEKYVTGQASDQEKFQMWAKTVPQTVRNPLFHWTHLELNRYFGIDEYLNEKSADSIYQACNEKLTSGDFSARALPVQMNVKVICTTDDPTDSLEHHLKLQAENYAVKVLPTFRPDNVLRIDEPAFFLDYIQKLEKAANQDIATLDDLLSALMSRVEFFHQVGGRLSDHGLNYLFSADFHLDTVKNAFLKARNGQAVNPENAEQYKSYVLYELGKMYHAKGWTQQFHLGAIRNNNERFLRTLGADCGVDSIGDFSHAENMSRYFNRLDNEDALAKTIIYNLNPADNEIFATMIGNFQDGRTAGKMQFGSGWWFLDQKDGMEKQMNALSNMGLISQFVGMLTDSRSFLSYPRHEYFRRVLCNLFAKDMESGLLPHDMQWMGGIISDICYYNAEKYFRF; encoded by the coding sequence ATGCAATCGATAACACAGACCCAAACGATTTTTACTGAAAACTTTCTGCTCCAAAACAAGACAGCAGAAGCGCTCTACCATGAGTATGCCAAGAGTCTTCCGATTATTGACTATCACTGCCACCTCCCTCCTAACGAGTTGGCTGCCAACAAACAGTTTGAAAACCTGACACAGGTTTGGCTGTATGGCGATCACTATAAGTGGAGAGCGATGAGGACTTACGGTATTGATGAAAAGTATGTCACTGGTCAGGCGAGTGATCAGGAGAAGTTCCAGATGTGGGCGAAGACGGTTCCGCAGACTGTCCGCAATCCACTTTTCCATTGGACCCACCTTGAGCTGAACCGCTATTTCGGGATAGATGAGTACTTGAATGAAAAATCAGCTGACTCAATTTATCAAGCCTGTAACGAAAAGCTGACGTCAGGAGATTTTTCTGCAAGGGCTTTACCTGTACAGATGAATGTAAAAGTAATCTGTACGACAGATGATCCGACAGACTCACTGGAGCATCACCTGAAATTACAAGCTGAGAATTATGCGGTAAAAGTGCTGCCCACTTTCCGTCCTGATAATGTGCTGCGCATTGATGAACCTGCTTTTTTCCTAGACTATATCCAAAAATTGGAAAAAGCGGCTAACCAAGATATTGCTACGCTGGATGATCTGCTATCTGCACTAATGAGTAGAGTTGAGTTTTTCCATCAGGTGGGTGGTCGCCTTTCTGACCACGGACTGAATTACCTATTCTCCGCAGACTTCCATTTGGACACTGTTAAGAATGCTTTTCTAAAAGCTCGAAACGGACAGGCAGTAAACCCTGAAAATGCAGAGCAGTACAAATCGTATGTCCTATACGAATTGGGCAAGATGTATCATGCCAAAGGCTGGACACAACAGTTCCACCTAGGGGCTATCCGTAATAACAACGAGCGATTCCTTCGCACGTTAGGCGCTGATTGTGGAGTAGATTCAATTGGTGATTTCAGCCATGCGGAAAATATGTCACGTTACTTCAACCGCCTTGACAATGAAGATGCATTGGCTAAAACGATCATCTATAACCTGAACCCTGCGGACAACGAGATATTCGCTACCATGATTGGTAATTTTCAGGATGGCAGGACTGCTGGCAAGATGCAATTTGGTTCAGGCTGGTGGTTCCTTGACCAAAAGGATGGGATGGAAAAACAAATGAATGCGCTTTCCAATATGGGATTGATCAGTCAGTTTGTGGGTATGCTTACTGACTCACGCAGTTTCCTTTCCTACCCAAGGCACGAGTACTTTAGAAGGGTACTCTGTAACCTGTTTGCTAAGGATATGGAAAGCGGGCTATTGCCACACGATATGCAATGGATGGGTGGCATTATTAGCGATATCTGCTACTACAATGCAGAAAAATATTTCAGGTTTTAA